A stretch of Pelecanus crispus isolate bPelCri1 chromosome 3, bPelCri1.pri, whole genome shotgun sequence DNA encodes these proteins:
- the MRPL14 gene encoding large ribosomal subunit protein uL14m isoform X1, translated as MALLNRRLGLSLTRLSSTVIQRHLSITGACRAIQKLTRVRVVDNSALGNTPYHRPPKCIHVYNKTGVGKVGDRILLAIKGEKKKALIVGHKMPGPTMTPRFDSNNVVLIEDNGNPIGTRIKTPIPYILRQKGEFSKVLAIARNFV; from the exons ATGGCTCTCTTGAATAGGCGATTGGGTTTATCCTTAACCCGTCTAAGTAGCACAGTGATCCAGCGACACTTAAG TATCACTGGAGCATGCCGAGCAATTCAGAAACTCACCCGCGTGCGAGTGGTGGACAACAGCGCCTTGGGGAACACGCCGTACCACCGGCCACCAAAATGCATCCACGTGTATAACAAGACCGGAGTTGGCAAAGTAGGAGATAGGATCCTTCTGGCtatcaaaggagaaaagaagaaagctttaaTTGTAGGGCACAAGATGCCTGGCCCCACCATGACGCCTAGATTTGATTCCAACAATGTGGTACTCATAGAAGACAACGGAAATCCAATAGGGACTAGAATAAAAACACCAATACCCTATATCCTGCGACAGAAAGGAGAGTTCTCCAAAGTATTGGCCATTGCCCGAAATTTTGTATGA
- the MRPL14 gene encoding large ribosomal subunit protein uL14m isoform X2: MGCCSKKTEKRRPRRWRVGITGACRAIQKLTRVRVVDNSALGNTPYHRPPKCIHVYNKTGVGKVGDRILLAIKGEKKKALIVGHKMPGPTMTPRFDSNNVVLIEDNGNPIGTRIKTPIPYILRQKGEFSKVLAIARNFV, from the exons ATGGGTTGCTGCTCTAAAAAGACTGAGAAACGCAGGCCGCGAAGATGGCGTGTGGG TATCACTGGAGCATGCCGAGCAATTCAGAAACTCACCCGCGTGCGAGTGGTGGACAACAGCGCCTTGGGGAACACGCCGTACCACCGGCCACCAAAATGCATCCACGTGTATAACAAGACCGGAGTTGGCAAAGTAGGAGATAGGATCCTTCTGGCtatcaaaggagaaaagaagaaagctttaaTTGTAGGGCACAAGATGCCTGGCCCCACCATGACGCCTAGATTTGATTCCAACAATGTGGTACTCATAGAAGACAACGGAAATCCAATAGGGACTAGAATAAAAACACCAATACCCTATATCCTGCGACAGAAAGGAGAGTTCTCCAAAGTATTGGCCATTGCCCGAAATTTTGTATGA